One genomic window of Scatophagus argus isolate fScaArg1 chromosome 16, fScaArg1.pri, whole genome shotgun sequence includes the following:
- the LOC124073788 gene encoding immunoglobulin lambda-1 light chain-like isoform X9, whose product MLGTLCSLIAALTCVSGVTVLTQKPPVVTLRTGETATMDCNLGTVDNTARWYKQIPGGVPQYVLSFHHGWSSPDYGSGFSSPKFTSTHQSKSDYRLIINNVEEGDSAVYYCQTYDSSVDEWVFGQGTKLIVTSSSLPAPVLTVLPPSTAELQSNKATLVCLSSQSVPFADVSWLAAGSPVSSGISTSTPVQKADHTFQISSYLDIQASDWNMDKVYTCKVSLGSKTSEKTINKSDCPTAEQ is encoded by the exons atgctggggaccctctgctctctcatcgcTGCTCTAACAT gTGTGAGTGGTGTGACGGTGCTGACACAGAAGCCTCCTGTTGTGacactgaggacaggagagacagccaCCATGGACTGTAACCTGGGGACTGTAGATAATACTGCTCGCTGGTACAAACAGATTCCAGGAGGAGTTCCTCAGTATGTTCTGAGTTTTCATCACGGCTGGAGCTCTCCCGACTATGgctctggtttctcttctcCCAAGTTCACATCTACTCATCAGTCAAAATCTGATTATCGTTTGATCATCAacaatgtggaggagggagactcAGCAGTCTATTACTGTCAAACATATGACAGCTCTGTTGATGAGTGG GTATTCGGACAAGGCACCAAGCTGATTGTGACAA GCTCCAGCCTCCCTGCTCCTGTCCTGACGGTCTTGCCTCCGTCCACAGCTGAGCTCCAGTCCAACAAAGCCACTctggtctgtctgtccagtCAGTCTGTGCCTTTTGCAGATGTGAGCTGGTTGGCTGCTGGGAGTCCAGTGAGCAGTGGGATCTCTACCAGCACGCCTGTTCAGAAAGCAGACCACACTTTCCAAATCAGCAGCTATCTGGACATCCAGGCGTCAGACTGGAACATGGATAAGGTTTACACATGTAAAGTGTCTTTGGGCTCCAAAACTTCAGAGAAAACCATCAACAAGTCAGACTGTCCCACTGCAGAACAGTAG
- the LOC124073788 gene encoding immunoglobulin lambda-1 light chain-like isoform X6 gives MLGTLCSLITALTCVSGVTVLTQKPPVVALRTGETATMDCNLGTVVNTAFWYKQIPGGVPQFVLYFYHTMSSPTYGSGFSSPKFKSTHQSQSDYRLIINNVEEGDSAVYYCQTWDSSAQQYVFGQGTKLIVTSSSLPAPVLTVLPPSTAELQSNKATLVCLSSQSVPFADVSWLAAGSPVSSGISTSTPVQKADHTFQISSYLDIQASDWNMDKVYTCKVSLGSKTSEKTINKSDCPTAEQ, from the exons atgctggggaccctctgctctctcatcactGCTCTAACAT gTGTGAGTGGTGTGACGGTGCTGACACAGAAGCCTCCTGTTGTGgcactgaggacaggagagacagccaCCATGGACTGTAACCTGGGGACTGTAGTTAATACTGCTTTTTGGTACAAACAGATTCCAGGAGGAGTtcctcagtttgttttgtatttttatcacACCATGAGTTCTCCCACCTATGgctctggtttctcttctcCCAAGTTCAAATCTACTCATCAGTCACAATCTGATTATCGTTTGATCATCAacaatgtggaggagggagactcAGCAGTCTATTACTGTCAAAC ATGGGACAGCTCTGCTCAGCAGTAC GTATTCGGACAAGGCACCAAGCTGATTGTGACAA GCTCCAGCCTCCCTGCTCCTGTCCTGACGGTCTTGCCTCCGTCCACAGCTGAGCTCCAGTCCAACAAAGCCACTctggtctgtctgtccagtCAGTCTGTGCCTTTTGCAGATGTGAGCTGGTTGGCTGCTGGGAGTCCAGTGAGCAGTGGGATCTCTACCAGCACGCCTGTTCAGAAAGCAGACCACACTTTCCAAATCAGCAGCTATCTGGACATCCAGGCGTCAGACTGGAACATGGATAAGGTTTACACATGTAAAGTGTCTTTGGGCTCCAAAACTTCAGAGAAAACCATCAACAAGTCAGACTGTCCCACTGCAGAACAGTAG
- the LOC124073788 gene encoding immunoglobulin lambda-1 light chain-like isoform X1 — translation MLGTLCSLIAALTYVDAAKVLTQTPAVHTVSPGQEVVLNCNIQRDDNKYVFWYKQVPGEAPQYVLRFYHSHSSPDNYGSGFSSDRFNSKASSNIDYQFIIKQAEAGDSAVYYCDTWDSSAQQYVFGQGTKLIVTSSSLPAPVLTVLPPSTAELQSNKATLVCLSSQSVPFADVSWLAAGSPVSSGISTSTPVQKADHTFQISSYLDIQASDWNMDKVYTCKVSLGSKTSEKTINKSDCPTAEQ, via the exons atgctggggaccctctgctctctcatcgcTGCTCTAACAT ATGTTGATGCAGCCAAAGTGCTGACCCAGACGCCTGCTGTCCACACAGTTTCTCCAGGACAAGAGGTTGTTCTCAACTGCAACATTCAGAGGGATGAcaataaatatgtgttttggtATAAACAGGTTCCTGGTGAAGCTCCTCAGTATGTCCTGAGATTTTACCACAGCCACAGTTCACCCGATAACTATGGATCAGGATTCTCCTCAGACCGATTCAACTCTAAAGCCTCATCAAACATAGATTACCAGTTCATCATAAAGCAGGCAGAAGCAGGagactctgctgtttattactGTGACACATGGGACAGCTCTGCTCAGCAGTAC GTATTCGGACAAGGCACCAAGCTGATTGTGACAA GCTCCAGCCTCCCTGCTCCTGTCCTGACGGTCTTGCCTCCGTCCACAGCTGAGCTCCAGTCCAACAAAGCCACTctggtctgtctgtccagtCAGTCTGTGCCTTTTGCAGATGTGAGCTGGTTGGCTGCTGGGAGTCCAGTGAGCAGTGGGATCTCTACCAGCACGCCTGTTCAGAAAGCAGACCACACTTTCCAAATCAGCAGCTATCTGGACATCCAGGCGTCAGACTGGAACATGGATAAGGTTTACACATGTAAAGTGTCTTTGGGCTCCAAAACTTCAGAGAAAACCATCAACAAGTCAGACTGTCCCACTGCAGAACAGTAG
- the LOC124073788 gene encoding immunoglobulin lambda-1 light chain-like isoform X5, with protein sequence MLGTLCSLITALTCVSGVTVLTQKPPVVALRTGETATMDCNLGTVVNTAFWYKQIPGGVPQFVLYFYHTMSSPTYGSGFSSPKFKSTHQSQSDYRLIINNVEEGDSAVYYCQTWDSSVNEWVFGQGTKLIVTSSSLPAPVLTVLPPSTAELQSNKATLVCLSSQSVPFADVSWLAAGSPVSSGISTSTPVQKADHTFQISSYLDIQASDWNMDKVYTCKVSLGSKTSEKTINKSDCPTAEQ encoded by the exons atgctggggaccctctgctctctcatcactGCTCTAACAT gTGTGAGTGGTGTGACGGTGCTGACACAGAAGCCTCCTGTTGTGgcactgaggacaggagagacagccaCCATGGACTGTAACCTGGGGACTGTAGTTAATACTGCTTTTTGGTACAAACAGATTCCAGGAGGAGTtcctcagtttgttttgtatttttatcacACCATGAGTTCTCCCACCTATGgctctggtttctcttctcCCAAGTTCAAATCTACTCATCAGTCACAATCTGATTATCGTTTGATCATCAacaatgtggaggagggagactcAGCAGTCTATTACTGTCAAACATGGGACAGCTCTGTCAATGAGTGG GTATTCGGACAAGGCACCAAGCTGATTGTGACAA GCTCCAGCCTCCCTGCTCCTGTCCTGACGGTCTTGCCTCCGTCCACAGCTGAGCTCCAGTCCAACAAAGCCACTctggtctgtctgtccagtCAGTCTGTGCCTTTTGCAGATGTGAGCTGGTTGGCTGCTGGGAGTCCAGTGAGCAGTGGGATCTCTACCAGCACGCCTGTTCAGAAAGCAGACCACACTTTCCAAATCAGCAGCTATCTGGACATCCAGGCGTCAGACTGGAACATGGATAAGGTTTACACATGTAAAGTGTCTTTGGGCTCCAAAACTTCAGAGAAAACCATCAACAAGTCAGACTGTCCCACTGCAGAACAGTAG
- the LOC124073788 gene encoding immunoglobulin lambda-1 light chain-like isoform X2 produces MLGTLCSLIAALTYVDAAKVLTQTPAVHTVSPGQEVVLNCNIQRDDNKYVFWYKQVPGEAPQYVLRFYHSHSSPDNYGSGFSSDRFNSKASSNIDYQFIIKQAEAGDSAVYYCDTWDSSAQQYVFGQGTKLIVTSSSLPAPVLTVLPPSTAELQSNKATLVCLSSQSVPFADVSWLAAGSPVSSGISTSTPVQKADHTFQISSYLDIQASDWNMDKVYTCKVSLGSKTSEKTINKSDCPTAEQ; encoded by the exons ATGTTGATGCAGCCAAAGTGCTGACCCAGACGCCTGCTGTCCACACAGTTTCTCCAGGACAAGAGGTTGTTCTCAACTGCAACATTCAGAGGGATGAcaataaatatgtgttttggtATAAACAGGTTCCTGGTGAAGCTCCTCAGTATGTCCTGAGATTTTACCACAGCCACAGTTCACCCGATAACTATGGATCAGGATTCTCCTCAGACCGATTCAACTCTAAAGCCTCATCAAACATAGATTACCAGTTCATCATAAAGCAGGCAGAAGCAGGagactctgctgtttattactGTGACACATGGGACAGCTCTGCTCAGCAGTAC GTATTCGGACAAGGCACCAAGCTGATTGTGACAA GCTCCAGCCTCCCTGCTCCTGTCCTGACGGTCTTGCCTCCGTCCACAGCTGAGCTCCAGTCCAACAAAGCCACTctggtctgtctgtccagtCAGTCTGTGCCTTTTGCAGATGTGAGCTGGTTGGCTGCTGGGAGTCCAGTGAGCAGTGGGATCTCTACCAGCACGCCTGTTCAGAAAGCAGACCACACTTTCCAAATCAGCAGCTATCTGGACATCCAGGCGTCAGACTGGAACATGGATAAGGTTTACACATGTAAAGTGTCTTTGGGCTCCAAAACTTCAGAGAAAACCATCAACAAGTCAGACTGTCCCACTGCAGAACAGTAG
- the LOC124073788 gene encoding immunoglobulin lambda-1 light chain-like isoform X11 gives MLGTLCSLITALTCVSGVTVLTQKPPVVTLRTGETATMDCNLGTVDNTARWYKQIPGGVPQYVLSFHHGWSSPDYGSGFSSPKFTSTHQSKSDYRLIINNVEEGDSAVYYCQTWDNSAKESVFGQGTKLIVTSSSLPAPVLTVLPPSTAELQSNKATLVCLSSQSVPFADVSWLAAGSPVSSGISTSTPVQKADHTFQISSYLDIQASDWNMDKVYTCKVSLGSKTSEKTINKSDCPTAEQ, from the exons atgctggggaccctctgctctctcatcactGCTCTAACAT gTGTGAGTGGTGTGACGGTGCTGACACAGAAGCCTCCTGTTGTGacactgaggacaggagagacagccaCCATGGACTGTAACCTGGGGACTGTAGATAATACTGCTCGCTGGTACAAACAGATTCCAGGAGGAGTTCCTCAGTATGTTCTGAGTTTTCATCACGGCTGGAGCTCTCCCGACTATGgctctggtttctcttctcCCAAGTTCACATCTACTCATCAGTCAAAATCTGATTATCGTTTGATCATCAacaatgtggaggagggagactcAGCAGTCTATTACTGTCAAAC ATGGGACAACTCTGCTAAGGAGAGC GTATTCGGACAAGGCACCAAGCTGATTGTGACAA GCTCCAGCCTCCCTGCTCCTGTCCTGACGGTCTTGCCTCCGTCCACAGCTGAGCTCCAGTCCAACAAAGCCACTctggtctgtctgtccagtCAGTCTGTGCCTTTTGCAGATGTGAGCTGGTTGGCTGCTGGGAGTCCAGTGAGCAGTGGGATCTCTACCAGCACGCCTGTTCAGAAAGCAGACCACACTTTCCAAATCAGCAGCTATCTGGACATCCAGGCGTCAGACTGGAACATGGATAAGGTTTACACATGTAAAGTGTCTTTGGGCTCCAAAACTTCAGAGAAAACCATCAACAAGTCAGACTGTCCCACTGCAGAACAGTAG
- the LOC124073788 gene encoding immunoglobulin lambda-1 light chain-like isoform X10 yields the protein MLGTLCSLITALTCVSGVTVLTQKPPVVTLRTGETATMDCNLGTVDNTARWYKQIPGGVPQYVLSFHHGWSSPDYGSGFSSPKFTSTHQSKSDYRLIINNVEEGDSAVYYCQTYDSSVDEWVFGQGTKLIVTSSSLPAPVLTVLPPSTAELQSNKATLVCLSSQSVPFADVSWLAAGSPVSSGISTSTPVQKADHTFQISSYLDIQASDWNMDKVYTCKVSLGSKTSEKTINKSDCPTAEQ from the exons atgctggggaccctctgctctctcatcactGCTCTAACAT gTGTGAGTGGTGTGACGGTGCTGACACAGAAGCCTCCTGTTGTGacactgaggacaggagagacagccaCCATGGACTGTAACCTGGGGACTGTAGATAATACTGCTCGCTGGTACAAACAGATTCCAGGAGGAGTTCCTCAGTATGTTCTGAGTTTTCATCACGGCTGGAGCTCTCCCGACTATGgctctggtttctcttctcCCAAGTTCACATCTACTCATCAGTCAAAATCTGATTATCGTTTGATCATCAacaatgtggaggagggagactcAGCAGTCTATTACTGTCAAACATATGACAGCTCTGTTGATGAGTGG GTATTCGGACAAGGCACCAAGCTGATTGTGACAA GCTCCAGCCTCCCTGCTCCTGTCCTGACGGTCTTGCCTCCGTCCACAGCTGAGCTCCAGTCCAACAAAGCCACTctggtctgtctgtccagtCAGTCTGTGCCTTTTGCAGATGTGAGCTGGTTGGCTGCTGGGAGTCCAGTGAGCAGTGGGATCTCTACCAGCACGCCTGTTCAGAAAGCAGACCACACTTTCCAAATCAGCAGCTATCTGGACATCCAGGCGTCAGACTGGAACATGGATAAGGTTTACACATGTAAAGTGTCTTTGGGCTCCAAAACTTCAGAGAAAACCATCAACAAGTCAGACTGTCCCACTGCAGAACAGTAG
- the LOC124073788 gene encoding immunoglobulin lambda-1 light chain-like isoform X7 translates to MLGTLCSLITALTCVSGVTVLTQKPPVVALRTGETATMDCNLGTVVNTAFWYKQIPGGVPQFVLYFYHTMSSPTYGSGFSSPKFKSTHQSQSDYRLIINNVEEGDSAVYYCQTWDNSAKESVFGQGTKLIVTSSSLPAPVLTVLPPSTAELQSNKATLVCLSSQSVPFADVSWLAAGSPVSSGISTSTPVQKADHTFQISSYLDIQASDWNMDKVYTCKVSLGSKTSEKTINKSDCPTAEQ, encoded by the exons atgctggggaccctctgctctctcatcactGCTCTAACAT gTGTGAGTGGTGTGACGGTGCTGACACAGAAGCCTCCTGTTGTGgcactgaggacaggagagacagccaCCATGGACTGTAACCTGGGGACTGTAGTTAATACTGCTTTTTGGTACAAACAGATTCCAGGAGGAGTtcctcagtttgttttgtatttttatcacACCATGAGTTCTCCCACCTATGgctctggtttctcttctcCCAAGTTCAAATCTACTCATCAGTCACAATCTGATTATCGTTTGATCATCAacaatgtggaggagggagactcAGCAGTCTATTACTGTCAAAC ATGGGACAACTCTGCTAAGGAGAGC GTATTCGGACAAGGCACCAAGCTGATTGTGACAA GCTCCAGCCTCCCTGCTCCTGTCCTGACGGTCTTGCCTCCGTCCACAGCTGAGCTCCAGTCCAACAAAGCCACTctggtctgtctgtccagtCAGTCTGTGCCTTTTGCAGATGTGAGCTGGTTGGCTGCTGGGAGTCCAGTGAGCAGTGGGATCTCTACCAGCACGCCTGTTCAGAAAGCAGACCACACTTTCCAAATCAGCAGCTATCTGGACATCCAGGCGTCAGACTGGAACATGGATAAGGTTTACACATGTAAAGTGTCTTTGGGCTCCAAAACTTCAGAGAAAACCATCAACAAGTCAGACTGTCCCACTGCAGAACAGTAG
- the LOC124073788 gene encoding immunoglobulin lambda-1 light chain-like isoform X4: MLGTLCSLITALTCVSGVTVLTQKPPVVSLRTGETATMDCNLGTVTNSEARWYKQIPGGVPQYVLSFYHGWSSPSYGSGFSSPKFTSTHQSQSDYRLIINNVEEGDSAVYYCKTWDSSAKQYVFGQGTKLIVTSSSLPAPVLTVLPPSTAELQSNKATLVCLSSQSVPFADVSWLAAGSPVSSGISTSTPVQKADHTFQISSYLDIQASDWNMDKVYTCKVSLGSKTSEKTINKSDCPTAEQ; encoded by the exons atgctggggaccctctgctctctcatcactGCTCTAACAT gTGTGAGTGGTGTGACGGTGCTGACACAGAAGCCTCCTGTTGTGtcactgaggacaggagagacagccaCCATGGACTGTAACCTGGGGACTGTTACAAACAGTGAAGCTCGCTGGTACAAACAGATTCCAGGAGGGGTTCCTCAGTATGTTCTGAGTTTTTATCACGGCTGGAGCTCTCCCAGCTATGgctctggtttctcttctcCCAAGTTCACATCAACTCATCAGTCACAATCTGATTATCGTTTGATCATCAacaatgtggaggagggagactcagcagtctattactgtaaaacatggGACAGCTCTGCTAAGCAGTAC GTATTCGGACAAGGCACCAAGCTGATTGTGACAA GCTCCAGCCTCCCTGCTCCTGTCCTGACGGTCTTGCCTCCGTCCACAGCTGAGCTCCAGTCCAACAAAGCCACTctggtctgtctgtccagtCAGTCTGTGCCTTTTGCAGATGTGAGCTGGTTGGCTGCTGGGAGTCCAGTGAGCAGTGGGATCTCTACCAGCACGCCTGTTCAGAAAGCAGACCACACTTTCCAAATCAGCAGCTATCTGGACATCCAGGCGTCAGACTGGAACATGGATAAGGTTTACACATGTAAAGTGTCTTTGGGCTCCAAAACTTCAGAGAAAACCATCAACAAGTCAGACTGTCCCACTGCAGAACAGTAG